One genomic region from Cardiocondyla obscurior isolate alpha-2009 linkage group LG01, Cobs3.1, whole genome shotgun sequence encodes:
- the LOC139101732 gene encoding mitochondrial amidoxime-reducing component 1 — MDKARLTYATTVAIGVGTAVFVIWWWWNRKQGPKPPSKWRKVGELSDMVMYPVKSLGPVRKTEMECTTLGLKSGWLRDRTLLVIDLEGRFLTARQQPKMVNVSPSVSGSVLTLSAPGMMSVSVDLAQLRGKSFRVAVWGQAVPARDCGEEPARWLSRYILQEDVGLRLVYYPLDRPVRPVRQKNVKSFPKQEPIDAGAYPDETSYTLANEASIADLNTRLDEPVVAQQFRMSFLVKGPSAYEEDNWDWVKIGNVIMRNLRPCTRCIFTTINPETGTKHPNTEPLKTLRSYRQITDPQIRPAVGDSPAMGIHLGLRGPNGVVRLGDPVYVGIPEEKPPPVTSPS; from the exons ATAAAGCGCGACTGACGTACGCCACAACGGTCGCCATAGGCGTCGGCACGGCGGTTTTCGTTATTTGGTGGTGGTGGAACAGAAAACAAGGACCTAAGCCACCATCGAAGTGGCGAAAAGTTGGAGAATTGAGCGATATGGTCATGTACCCCGTCAAATCTTTAGGACCAGTTCGTAAGACAGAAATGGAATGCACGACGTTGGGACTAAAGTCCGGTTGGTTGAGAGATCGGACCTTGCTCGTTATCGATCTCGAAGGACGGTTTCTCACTGCCAGGCAGCAACCTAAAATGGTCAAT GTATCACCTAGTGTTTCCGGTTCTGTGCTTACGCTCTCCGCTCCAGGTATGATGTCGGTGTCGGTGGACCTTGCACAACTTCGTGGCAAAAGTTTCCGAGTCGCTGTATGGGGTCAAGCGGTACCGGCGCGCGATTGCGGTGAAGAGCCTGCCCGATGGTTATCGCGCTATATTCTTCAGGAAGATGTTGGGCTTAGGCTAGTTTATTATCCATTAGACCGACCAGTGAGACCTGTGAGGCAGAAAAATGTTAAGAGTTTTCCAAAGCAGGAGCCAATAGACGCg gGTGCCTATCCAGATGAAACGAGCTACACTTTAGCCAACGAAGCTTCAATAGCAGATCTTAATACCCGACTAGACGAACCAGTCGTCGCGCAGCAGTTTCGCATGAGTTTCTTGGTCAAGGGACCCTCTGCTTACGAAGAAGATAATTGGGATTGGGTAAAGATCGGGAATGTGATTATGAGAAATCTTAGACCCTGCACAAGGTGTATTTTTACTACGATAAATCCAGAAACTGGCACGAAACATCCCAACACGGAGCCTTTAAAGACTTTGAGAAG tTACAGACAAATAACCGATCCGCAAATACGACCTGCAGTTGGCGACAGTCCAGCGATGGGAATTCATCTCGGCCTACGAGGACCAAACGGAGTTGTACGTTTGGGTGATCCAGTTTACGTTGGTATCCCGGAAGAAAAACCGCCACCGGTGACTTCACCGTCATAG